A stretch of the Veillonella parvula DSM 2008 genome encodes the following:
- the coaBC gene encoding bifunctional phosphopantothenoylcysteine decarboxylase/phosphopantothenate--cysteine ligase CoaBC, which translates to MRGKHIIVAVSAGIAAYKAIEVVSRLRKKGAEVKVVMTQNATHIASPLTFGEISGHPVALDMFEQVHQWDVEHIALATWADAYVVVPATANVIGKIYAGIADDMLTTTIMATTAPKYLCPAMNTEMYNNPITQRNLEGLRSLGYHIMDPAEGWLACGITGVGRLPEPEAIVDWLEAKMCSTNELEGTTILVTAGGTQESIDPVRYIGNRSSGKMGYAIAEQAARMGAKVILVSAPTSLPIPNGVDFISVDSAVSMQEAVEARFNDVNVVIMAAAVSDFRVLHKAEQKIKKMESMTIELVKNPDILQGLGSKKSHQILVGFAAETEHVIKYGQDKVAKKNLDMLVANDVSKSNAGFNVDTNEGYFLYPDKEPKEMPNMKKSDLARHILIEVIDLVANKADIN; encoded by the coding sequence TATCATTGTCGCAGTATCTGCAGGTATTGCAGCGTATAAGGCAATTGAAGTGGTAAGCAGACTTCGTAAAAAAGGTGCTGAAGTAAAGGTTGTAATGACACAAAATGCAACGCATATTGCGTCACCTTTAACATTTGGTGAAATTAGTGGACATCCTGTAGCTTTAGACATGTTTGAACAAGTTCATCAGTGGGATGTAGAACATATTGCACTGGCCACTTGGGCAGATGCATATGTAGTTGTGCCTGCAACAGCAAATGTGATCGGAAAAATTTATGCAGGCATTGCTGATGATATGTTAACTACAACAATTATGGCCACCACAGCACCTAAGTACCTTTGTCCTGCTATGAATACAGAAATGTATAATAACCCTATTACTCAACGCAATTTAGAAGGATTACGTTCTTTGGGCTACCATATTATGGACCCTGCAGAAGGTTGGTTAGCTTGTGGCATCACTGGTGTAGGACGTTTACCGGAGCCCGAAGCAATTGTGGATTGGCTAGAAGCTAAAATGTGCAGCACCAATGAGCTTGAAGGTACTACTATACTTGTTACAGCTGGCGGAACACAGGAGAGTATTGATCCTGTTCGGTATATTGGAAATCGTTCTAGCGGTAAGATGGGGTATGCCATTGCAGAACAGGCTGCACGCATGGGGGCTAAGGTGATATTAGTAAGTGCTCCCACATCCTTGCCTATACCAAATGGCGTAGACTTTATTTCTGTAGATTCCGCGGTATCTATGCAGGAGGCTGTTGAAGCTCGTTTTAATGATGTTAATGTAGTTATTATGGCTGCCGCTGTTTCTGACTTTAGAGTCCTTCATAAAGCAGAGCAAAAAATAAAAAAAATGGAGTCTATGACCATAGAACTTGTAAAAAATCCAGATATTCTACAAGGGTTGGGCTCTAAAAAAAGTCATCAAATTCTTGTTGGTTTTGCGGCAGAAACAGAACATGTAATCAAGTATGGTCAGGATAAAGTGGCTAAAAAAAATCTAGATATGCTTGTAGCCAATGATGTAAGCAAATCGAATGCAGGTTTTAATGTAGATACAAATGAAGGCTATTTTTTATATCCTGATAAAGAGCCTAAAGAAATGCCTAATATGAAAAAATCTGATCTTGCTCGACATATCCTTATAGAAGTTATTGATTTAGTAGCAAACAAAGCTGACATAAATTAA
- a CDS encoding SulP family inorganic anion transporter, whose translation MFAIQKAYLDGSLGKGKWSNNIIAGLVVGVVALPLAMAFAIASGVTPQAGIYTAIIAGIFVSLFGGSPVQIAGPTGAFIVLLSSIVVNYGFEGLQIATMMAGVILVLMSVAKLGTVIRFIPTPVIMGFTAGIGVTIWVGQWPYFFGFPSLPYMAHFHEKLWAMIQSLPYSDLPTLGIAILSLSLLLVSPKIPYINKVPAPIVAMIVATVIQAIYQFPTVLTIGSAFGGIPQGLPEFSVPKLSFDKILSLIGPAFTIAMLGAIESLLSAVVADGMSGTKHESNTELFGQGLANIFAPLFGGIASTGAIARTATNIRQGGNSPVAGIVHAITLGAILLFLAPYAVYIPLASMAAILFVVAYNMSDVPRFIRMLILAPRPDQIILLLTFFLTIFTDLVVAVNVGVVLAVLQFMRKMVNTIDVHEASSAELSAQIRHEITIHPEIMVYTVDGPLFFGAISAFDRALNSIHKDPKYLIIRFVKVPFVDLTGLRILRGIIEELQKRGIEVLLSDVSYDIRREMYKSDFLDILGRHHMYRQFESALHKVEHDLALKEAREV comes from the coding sequence ATGTTTGCTATACAAAAAGCATATTTAGACGGCTCATTAGGAAAAGGAAAATGGAGTAATAATATTATTGCTGGATTGGTCGTAGGGGTTGTGGCTCTTCCTTTAGCAATGGCCTTTGCTATTGCTAGTGGAGTTACACCGCAGGCGGGCATTTATACGGCAATCATTGCAGGTATATTTGTATCCTTGTTTGGTGGCTCCCCTGTTCAGATTGCGGGCCCTACAGGGGCATTTATCGTTCTATTGAGCAGTATCGTTGTCAATTATGGCTTTGAAGGTTTACAAATTGCGACCATGATGGCAGGGGTTATTCTGGTTTTAATGAGTGTTGCAAAGTTAGGGACCGTCATTCGGTTTATACCCACACCTGTTATTATGGGTTTTACAGCGGGTATTGGTGTTACAATTTGGGTGGGGCAATGGCCATATTTCTTTGGATTTCCATCGTTGCCTTATATGGCTCATTTCCATGAAAAATTATGGGCTATGATTCAGTCCTTACCATACTCTGACTTACCTACATTGGGGATTGCGATCTTAAGCTTAAGTCTACTGTTAGTTTCACCTAAAATCCCATATATTAATAAAGTTCCAGCTCCCATTGTAGCTATGATTGTTGCTACGGTTATTCAAGCCATCTACCAATTTCCTACGGTTTTAACCATTGGTAGTGCATTTGGTGGCATACCTCAAGGTTTGCCAGAATTTTCTGTACCAAAATTGAGTTTTGATAAAATCTTATCCTTAATCGGGCCGGCTTTTACAATTGCCATGCTAGGCGCTATTGAATCCTTATTGTCTGCAGTTGTTGCTGATGGTATGAGTGGAACCAAGCATGAATCTAATACTGAATTATTTGGACAAGGATTAGCTAATATATTTGCGCCATTGTTTGGTGGAATTGCATCAACCGGTGCTATTGCGCGAACTGCCACAAATATTCGTCAAGGTGGTAATTCTCCGGTGGCAGGTATTGTTCATGCCATTACATTAGGTGCCATTCTTTTATTTTTAGCCCCATATGCAGTGTATATTCCGTTGGCATCTATGGCAGCCATATTATTTGTAGTAGCCTACAATATGAGTGATGTACCACGTTTTATACGAATGCTTATTCTCGCACCTCGTCCAGATCAAATAATATTATTGCTTACCTTTTTCCTGACTATTTTTACGGATTTAGTAGTAGCTGTAAATGTAGGTGTAGTACTTGCAGTGTTGCAGTTTATGCGTAAAATGGTTAATACAATTGATGTGCATGAAGCAAGTAGTGCCGAATTATCAGCTCAGATTAGGCATGAGATTACAATCCATCCAGAAATAATGGTATACACTGTAGATGGCCCATTATTCTTTGGTGCTATAAGTGCATTTGATAGAGCGTTAAACTCTATACATAAAGATCCTAAATATTTAATCATTCGTTTTGTAAAAGTACCATTTGTAGATTTAACGGGTTTACGTATTTTACGAGGTATTATTGAAGAACTTCAAAAAAGAGGCATAGAAGTTTTGCTTAGTGATGTGAGTTACGATATACGTAGAGAGATGTATAAATCTGATTTCTTGGATATTCTGGGCCGTCATCATATGTATCGTCAGTTTGAAAGTGCCCTTCATAAGGTCGAACATGATTTAGCTTTAAAAGAGGCAAGAGAGGTATAA
- the metK gene encoding methionine adenosyltransferase, translating into MAEKHMFFTSESVTEGHPDKIADQISDAVLDAIIEKDPTARVACETLVTTGLVHVVGEISTHTYVDIPRIVRDTIREIGYTRAKFGFDCDTCGVLVSIDEQSADIAMGVDEALESKDGNGEVLDKIGAGDQGMMFGYASNETPELMPLPISLAHRLSRRLTEVRKDGTLTYLRPDGKTQVTVEYVDGKPKRIDTIVISTQHSPEVTQEQIKADLKRYVIDAALPAEFVDENTKYFINPTGRFVIGGPHGDAGLTGRKIIVDTYGGMARHGGGAFSGKDPSKVDRSAAYAARYVAKNVVAAGLADKCEVQVAYAIGVAHPVSILVDTFGTGRIEETKIQELVKKHFDLRPAGIIEMLDLLKPHYRKTAAYGHFGRTDVDLPWERTDKAQILKEEAGL; encoded by the coding sequence ATGGCTGAAAAACATATGTTTTTTACTTCTGAATCTGTTACTGAAGGCCATCCAGATAAAATAGCTGACCAAATTTCTGATGCTGTTTTGGATGCGATTATTGAAAAGGATCCAACTGCTCGTGTGGCTTGTGAAACTTTAGTTACTACTGGTTTAGTTCATGTAGTAGGTGAAATTTCTACTCATACATATGTTGATATTCCTCGCATCGTACGTGATACAATTCGTGAAATTGGTTATACTCGTGCAAAATTTGGTTTTGATTGTGATACTTGTGGTGTACTTGTATCCATCGATGAACAATCTGCGGATATCGCCATGGGCGTTGATGAAGCACTTGAATCAAAAGATGGCAATGGTGAAGTGCTTGATAAAATCGGTGCTGGTGACCAAGGTATGATGTTTGGCTATGCATCTAATGAAACACCTGAACTCATGCCTTTGCCAATTTCCTTGGCACATCGTTTATCTCGTCGACTTACAGAAGTTCGTAAGGATGGGACTTTAACTTACTTACGTCCAGACGGTAAAACTCAAGTTACTGTAGAATATGTTGATGGTAAACCTAAGCGCATTGATACAATTGTTATTTCTACGCAACATAGCCCTGAAGTGACCCAAGAACAAATTAAAGCCGATTTGAAGCGTTATGTAATTGACGCAGCGTTGCCTGCTGAATTCGTTGATGAAAATACTAAATACTTCATCAATCCAACTGGTCGTTTCGTAATTGGAGGCCCTCATGGTGATGCTGGTTTAACTGGCCGTAAAATTATTGTAGATACATACGGTGGTATGGCCCGTCATGGTGGCGGTGCATTTTCTGGTAAGGATCCATCTAAAGTGGACCGTTCTGCAGCATACGCAGCGCGTTATGTAGCTAAAAATGTTGTAGCAGCAGGTCTTGCTGATAAATGTGAAGTGCAAGTTGCTTATGCAATTGGGGTTGCTCATCCTGTATCTATTTTAGTTGATACTTTTGGTACAGGTCGCATAGAGGAAACAAAAATTCAAGAGCTTGTTAAAAAACATTTCGACCTTCGTCCAGCAGGAATCATTGAAATGCTTGATTTGTTAAAGCCTCATTATCGCAAAACTGCAGCGTATGGTCACTTTGGTAGAACTGATGTGGATTTACCTTGGGAACGTACAGATAAAGCACAAATTCTAAAAGAAGAAGCTGGCTTATAA